The region CCAGTCGTTCAGCGCATTCAGCTTGCCGCGTTTGCGCTCCAGCCCCATCCATACGCCCTGTTTTTCATTCCACTCGCGATCGCGGTGAAACAGGAAAAAGTGGCTGGGGCCTTCACAGGGATAGCGGCCGTTAAGGGCTTCCATTTGCTGGCAGGCATAGGCCAGCAGACGGGCATCGTCCGCGTGCTGCTTTTGCGGCGCATCGTTGAAGTCGGTGAGCAGGGCAAAGTGCAGATGTTTCATTGCGTTGCCCAGATAATAGACCTCAAGCGCGTTGATCAGCTTATCGACGCCGCTTTTGCTGTCGAGCAGCGTCGGTATCACCACCAGAGTGCGGAATTCGGCGGGAATGCCGCAGGAGAAATCGAGCCTCGGCAGAGGTTGCGGCATGCGGCTGCGGGTGGTTATCTCGCTAAGCAGGTTGAGCACGAACTGGCTGACCACCGCCGCCATCGGGAAGAACAGCAGCGCCAGCCCCCAACTGATGCCGGTGCTGTAGGCATGGCGCAGCAACTCCGCGCAGCAGGCGGTGGTGATCAGACTCAGGCTGCCTAGCCAGGAAAGCAGCGGCGCCTGATTTAACGCATGGCGCAAGCGGGTAATGCGCCCGAGCCGAACCTCAAGCTGTTGTTCCAGCTCCGGTCGACCATCGTCAACCAGGTAGTAGCCAACGTGGTTGCGGCGTGGATCGCTGGACGGATCTTCGGCCGCCACCCGCGCCATATTCAGTACGTGCTGGGCGACCTGCACTTCATTGCGCGAGCAGTGACGCGCCAGCATTTCGATCACGTGGCGGTAGTGGTCGCGGGTGTCGAAGTGCATCAAGGGGTAAACCCCCGCCGGATCGTCGCGCAGGGTCTGATCGACCTGGCTCATGGTTTCGACAAATTCTGCCCAGTCCATTTCGCTGAGCTGGCGCAGGCCGGAAATGCTGTTGCTGACCGACAGTTGGCTGACGGCCAACTGCTGGTTAAAGCGGTGGATCAATTCAGCCGAGCTCAGGCTGACCTCTGCCAAACGCTGTTCAACCCAGGTGAGCGGCAACGCCAGCATGGTGCCGTGGCCCTGTAAACGACGGACCAGCTCGGCGACAAAGGCGCTGGAGCGCGGGGGATTGGAGCGCGCCATGTCGGCAATCACCACGATCAGGTTGGCCGGATCGTTTTCCGCCGATTCCAGCATTTTGGTCACCCAGCTGTCGGCCAGATTGCGCTCGCTTTGCGCTTGCGCCACTTCAACGCTAACGCGCCGCAGATTCTCGATCAGCGCCAGGCGCAACATGCCGGGCAGCGCCCAGAGCTCGCCCATCGTCAGATTGACTTCTTTTTGATAGGCGGCGATATACCGCGTGAGGCTTTCGGCGTCCCAGCGGCCATCGCCGTGCGCAATGGCTTCGGCCGCCACGTCATAGATTCGCGGGCAGTTATAGGGGGCTGCCAACTGCGGCAGACCGCGGCCAAAGGTTTTCGGCAAATGGTGACGCACGACGCGAATTTGTTCTTCGATCAGATAGTAGTTATCGAGCAGCCATTCGCCGGCGGGGGTCATGCTGGATTTCTTGCCGCTGCTTAACTGGTGGCAGCTTTCCGCCAGTATGCGTTCGTTTTCGTCCAACCGCTTCAGCAGAAAATACGGTGTCTTGCGCGTTGCCAGCTTGTGCGAGCGCGCCAGGCGCTGGCCATAGCGTTCCATTTGATCGACAGAAAACAATTCTGCCTTGATGGTGCCTCCGTTGGTCTCGGGGGCGTTTTTATTACGCCGCAGCGGCAACGGATTTATTTTTGCATTTTTCCGTTGTTTTTTTAACCAATTGATTAGTATTTCTTTCACACAAAAGCTCCTTACATCTGACCCAAAGGACAGCCGGTAAAACCGCCGGGAGATCGTGAACATCCTGTTTTTAACGCCGGGCAGATCTGGCGTGGGTTCGTAGCAGGCAGGAACATGCTTTCTCAGTATAGTCGCAGAATGCCCGGTCGGCCGTTTTTTGAGCTGATTGTTTAGATTTAATAAACAATTTTTGCGCGTGAACTTTGACTTAACACCGCTATTTTTCCGCCGTTCAGCCTTGATTTACCGTATAATTCCCTACATTAAGTTTGGTTATTGAGGTGGCCGTGGAACAACTTTCGGGGGTGCTGAGGCGATTGCGCCGGCAGCTTGAAACCCCTATTTCCGTTGGGGGCGGTTTCCGCCAGATTTCACTTCCCGTGCCCGCATCGCTGGCCGCCACCTTACTGGAATGGTTGGCAGCGCAGCCGGCATTCCCGCAGTTTTACTGGCTTCATCGCGACGGCCACGAAGAGGCGGCGAGCTGTGGCGCGCTACGTCTGTTTACGCAGCCGGAACAGGCGCAGGCATTTATCAGGGCGCATCAGGGCGCGCGCATATGGGGGCTGAATGCCTTTGACGGCACGGCGCATTTATTTTTGCCGCGCCTGGAAATTCTGAACCGCGAAGGCGAAGCCCAGCTAACGCTTAATCTGTTTTCTGACAGTTCGCTGCGTGACGATGCGGATGCAGCCGGTCGCTGGTTGGAAAAGGTGGTGGCTGCGCGCCCAATCGCGCCATTAAAGGCTGAGGTGGGCAAGGTACGGCATCAACCGGAACGTGCCGGGTGGGAAATTATGTTGCACGAAGCGCTGCAAGCGATCGAGCGGCAACAGATGGAGAAGGTGGTGTTGGCGCGCAGCACCTTGCTGACGCTGGATGGCCCGCTGTCCGCGCCGGCGATGATGGACGCCAGCCGTAGGGTGAATCACCGGTGCTACCACTTTATGCTGAGATTTGATGCGCATTGCGCATTTCTCGGTTCCAGCCCGGAAAGGCTGTACCGGCGAAATGGCCTGCAACTGCTGACCGAAGCGCTGGCGGGCACCGTAGCCAATCATCCCGATCAACAGCGTGCGCAGGCGCTGGCGCAGTGGTTGCAGGGCGACGCTAAAAACCGGCATGAGAACCTGCTGGTGGTAGACGATATCTGCCAGCGTCTGCAAGGGGGGGCCGGTTCGCTGGACGTGCTGCCGCCGGAGGTGGTGCGCTTGCGTAAGGTGCAGCATTTGCGGCGCCGTATCGAAGGGCAGCTCAATCATGCCGACGACGCCGATTGCCTGCAGCGGCTGCAACCGACGGCGGCGGTAGCCGGGTTGCCGCGTCAGGCGGCCCGCGAGTTTATCCTGCAACATGAACCTTTCTCCCGCGGCTGGTATGCCGGATCGGCAGGCTATCTTTCCTCTTCCCTCAGTGAGTTTTGTGTTGCGCTGCGCTGCGCGCAGTTAGAGGGGAAGGAGTTAAGGCTCTACGCCGGCGCCGGTATCGTGGCCGGTTCCGATGCCGCTGAAGAGTGGCAGGAAGTCGAAAACAAGGCCGCCGGGCTGAGGACGTTGTTGCAGCCCGGCTACGCGGGTTGATTATCCCTACTTATTTCCTGGATTTATCGAGCGGCAATCGCGTGAAATGTAAGGCGTTTGTGATGTGTGTGTTTGTTTTTTGTATTAAATCAAGAAATTGACTGCCAAAAAGTCACAGGGATATACGGCGTTTTTGCGCTGGCGCAAAAGTCGTAGGAATAACTATTCATATAATACAGAACATAATTTTTGGCATGCCGCTGAATAGCGGGTGCCGAAGGCTGATTCTGTTAACCGACTTGTGAGCGAATTATGTCGACAAGTGTTTTTAATCGCCGTTGGGCGGCGTTGTTGCTGGAAGCGCTGGCGCGGCATGGCGTGCGTCATGTTTGCATCGCGCCGGGATCGCGCTCGACGCCGTTGACACTGGCTGCGGCGGCTAACAGGTCTTTTGTCTGTCATACCCATTTTGATGAACGCGGGCTGGGCCATCTGGCGCTTGGCCTGGCGAAGGCGTCGCGGGAGCCGGTGGCGGTGATCGTCACTTCCGGCACCGCCGCTGCCAATCTCTATCCTTCGCTGATTGAAGCCGGGCTGACCGGCGAACGGCTGGTGTTTCTCACCGCCGATCGGCCGCCGGAACTGATCAACTGCGGCGCCAATCAGGCGATCCGCCAAACCGGCCTTTATTCCAGCCATCCGGCGCTGAGCATCGAACTGCCGCGCCCGACGCCGGATATTCCCGCCAGTTGGCTGGCATCCACCGTCGACAGCGCCATGGCGCGCTTGCAGCACGGCGCTTTGCATATCAACTGCCCGTTTGCCGAACCGCTGTACGGCGGCGATGAACAACATTACGCCGACTGGTCGGCGGCGCTCGGCGACTGGTGGCAAAGCAGCCAGCCCTGGCTGCGGGAAATGGATCCCCATGGGGTGCTGAAACAGCCCGATTGGTTCTCCTGGAGGCAAAAACGCGGCGTGGTGGTGGCCGGGCGCATGGGCGCGCAAGAGGGCGAACAGTTGGCGCAATGGGCCGCAACGCTTGGCTGGCCGCTGATTGGCGACGTGCTGTCCCAGACCGGGCAGCCGCTGCCCTGCGCCGATTTATGGCTGGCTCAGCCTCAGGCGCAGCGCATCCTGCAAGACGCGCAGCTGGTGGTGCAATTTGGCAGCAGCCTGACCGGCAAACGCCTGTTGCAATGGCAGGAGCAGTGCCGGCCGCAGGAGTATTGGCTGATCGATGAGTTGCCGGGCCGGCTCGACCCGGCGCATCACCGTGGCCGCCGCATCCGCTCCGGCGTGGCGCAATGGCTCGAGCTGCATCCGGCACAGCCGCGTTCCCCCTGGGCTGAAGAACTGGCGCCGCTGGCCGATCGCGCTCTGGACGCCGTCTCCGGCTATCTGGTGAACCGTTTTGGCGAGGCGCAGTTGGCGCACCGCCTGCCGGAGTTACTGACGGAAAATGGCCAACTGTTCCTCGGCAACAGCCTGATTGTGCGGTTGATTGACGCCTTGACCCGATTGCCGGCCGGTTATCCCGTGTTCAGCAATCGCGGCGCCAGCGGCATCGACGGCCTGATCTCTACCGCAGCAGGCGTACAACGGGCAACGGCCAAACCGACGCTGGCGGTGGTGGGGGATCTCTCCGCACTTTACGATCTGAATGCGCTGGCGCTGCTGCGGCAGTGTTCTGCGCCCACGGTGCTGATTGTGGTGAATAACAACGGCGGCCAGATTTTTTCACTGTTGCCGACGCCGGAAGAAGATCGCCAGCGTTTCTACTGCATGCCGCAGGACGTGGATTTCAGCCATGCCGCAGCGATGTTCCAACTGAACTATGCGCGGCCGGAAAACTGGGGGCAACTGCGGCAGGCGGTTGAACAAGGTTGGCGCCACGGCGGCGCTACATTGATTGAGCTGCAGGTGCCGCCGAGCGACGGCGCCGAGACATTGCGGCACCTGGTGCAACAAATGGCGGTGGAATGATGCTGGCGACACGTATTTTACAACGGGGCGAACCGGACCGCCCTTGGCTGATTTGGCTGCACGGCCTGCTGGGCAACAACAATGAGTGGCGGGTCATCGCCGCGCGCTGCCCGGAGTGGCCGTCGCTGGCCATCGATCTGCCCGGCCACGGCGACTCGGTTGCCGTGGCGTGCCGCGGTTTTGACGATATCAGCGCGCAAATCAGCGCCACTCTGCAGATGCATAACATCGAACGTTATTGGCTGGTGGGCTATTCGCTGGGCGGGCGCATCGCCATGTATCACGCTTGCCATGGTCAAACCGACGGCCTGTTGGGCGTGATTGTCGAGGGGGGCAATCCGGGGCTGGACAGCGAAGAACAGCGCAGCCATCGCCGTGCGCAGGATGCCGCCTGGGCAGAACGATTCCGCCACCAGCCGATTGCCGAGGTGTTGGCGGACTGGTATCAGCAGCCGGTATTTACCGAACTCAGCAGTGTACATCGCGATGCGCTGATTGCCGCGCGATCCGACAACAGCGGCCCGGCGGTGGCCGACATGCTGCAAGCCACTTCGCTCGGCCAACAGCCTTATCTGGCGCCGCAGTTGCGGCAATTGACCGTGCCGCTGATGGTGCTGTGCGGTGAAAATGACCCCAAATTTCAACGTTTGGCGCGCGACGCCGGGCTGCCGTTACGCACCGTGCCGCAGGCCGGGCACAATGCGCACCTGGCTAACCCGCAGGATTTCGTCGCCGAACTTCAAGCCTTTCTCGTTAACCCTGGTTAAGGAACCGAACATGCTTTATCCGAATGAAGAACTACTGTATGCCGCCATCGACTGGCAGGATTGCTCTGGTGATTTCGAGGATATTCTGTATCACAAATCCGCCGACGGCATCGCCAAAATCACCATCAACCGCCCGCAGGTACGCAACGCGTTCCGGCCGCATACGGTGAAAGAGATGATGGAAGCGCTGGCCAATGCCCGCTATGACGACGGCATCGGCACCATTATCCTCACCGGCGCCGGCGACAAGGCTTTCTGTTCCGGCGGCGATCAGAAAGTGCGCGGCGACTACGGCGGCTATCAGGACGACAGCGGCGTGCATCACCTGAACGTACTCGACTTCCAGCGCCAGATCCGCACCTGCCCGAAGCCGGTGGTGGCGATGGTGGCCGGTTATTCGATCGGCGGTGGCCACGTGCTGCACATGATGTGCGATCTGACCATTGCGGCGGACAACGCCATCTTTGGCCAGACCGGCCCGAAAGTCGGTTCGTTCGACGGCGGCTGGGGTGCCTCTTACATGGCGCGCATCGTCGGCCAGAAGAAAGCGCGCGAGATTTGGTTCCTGTGCCGCCAGTATGACGCCGCCGCCGCGCTGGATATGGGCCTGGTCAACACCGTAGTGCCGCTGGCGGACCTGGAAAAAGAAACCGTGCGCTGGTGCCGCGAGATGCTGCAGAACAGCCCGATGGCGCTGCGCTGCCTGAAAGCGGCATTGAATGCCGACTGCGACGGTCAGGCAGGCCTGCAAGAGTTGGCGGGTAACGCCACCATGCTGTTCTACATGACCGACGAAGGCCAGGAAGGGCGCAACGCGTTTAACGAAAAGCGCCAGCCGGACTTCAGCAAATTCAAGCGTAACCCGTAATGAACGCGCCGATCCGCAACGCCGCGGTTTACCGTTACTGTCTGCCGATGGAGGCGGGAGTGGTGCTGCGTAACCAGCGGTTGAAAACCCGTGATGGCCTGCTGATTCATCTGCAGCAGGGCGAGCAGGAAGGCTGGGGCGAGATTGCGCCGCTGCCGGAGTTCAGCCAGGAAACGCTGGCCGAAGCCGAACAGGCAACGCTGGCCTGGCTACAGGGCTGGCAGGCGGGGCAGATGCCGGCCGACAGCCCGCTGCCTTCGGTAGCGTTCGGCGCCAGCTGTGCGCTGGCCGAGCTGGAACGGCGCCTGCCGCAGCAGGCCGATTACCGCAAAGCCCCGCTGTGCACCGGCGATCCCGATGAGCTGTTCGCGGTATTGAGTGCGCTGCCGGGCGAGAAGGTCGCCAAGGTGAAGGTCGGGCTGTATGAGGCGGTGCGTGACGGCATGATCGTTAACGTGCTGCTGGAAGCGCTGCCGGATTTGCGCCTGCGGCTGGACGCCAACCGCAGCTGGACCCGTGCCAAAGCCGAAGGTTTCGCCAAATACGTCAACCCGGCGCTGCGCGATCGCATCGCTTTTCTCGAAGAACCCTGCAAAACCCGTGACGAATCGCGGGATTTCGCTTTGGCGACCGGCATTGCCATCGCCTGGGACGAGAGCGTGCGCGAGGCGGATTTTGTGGTGCAGGCTGAACCGGGCGTGGCGGCGATAGTGATCAAACCCACGCTGGTCGGCAGCCTGAGCCGCTGCCGGGCCCTGGTGGAGCAGGCCCATGCGGCAGGGCTGACGGCGGTGATCAGTTCCAGCCTCGAATCCAGTCTGGGGCTGACCCAACTGGCGCGCATCGCGCACTGGCTGACGCCGGCTACCGTCCCCGGGCTGGATACGCTCGATTTGATGCAGGCGCAGCTGCTGCGGCATTGGCCGGGCAGTTGCCTGCCGTTGCGGGATCTGCAAGCGATGGAATGCCTATGGCGCAGTTGAACGACTGGCCGTGGCGACATTGGGCGCAGCGGCAACCGCAGGCGACGGCGGTGATTGTCGGGCGAAAACCGATTGACTGGCAGGAGCTGCAACGCCAGGTGGATGATCTGGCGGCCGATTTTCAGTATCAGGGTGTTGAACCCGGCAGCGGTGTCGTGTTGCACGGCAAGAACAGCTATCCGCTGCTGCTGGCCTATCTGGCGTTGCTGCAGTGCGGTGCGCGGCTGTTGCCGTTGAATCCGGCATTGCCTGTTTCTTTGTTGGAAAGGTTGTTGCCTGAACTGGATATGGCGTTTGTCTTCAGCCCGGACCCTTTGCCCGCGTTGCCGGTCGCCCTTATTCCGTTGACCCAGCCCTCTATCGAACCGCGCAGGCTGACTTTGCCGGCCTGGGATCCGCAGCGGCTGGCGACGCTGACGCTGACCTCCGGCTCCAGCGGTATGCCAAAGGCCGCCGGGCATAACTGCGCCGGGCATTTAGCCAGCGCGGAAGGGGTGCTGAGGCTGATGGATTTTCAGCCGCAGGATCGTTGGTTGCTTTCCCTGCCGCTGTTTCACGTCTCCGGCCAGGGCATTGTCTGGCGCTGGCTGGCTGCGGGTGCCACGCTGGCGGTGCGTGAGATGTCCCCCTTGGCCGATGCGTTGGCGGGCTGTACTCATGCCTCGCTGGTGCCGACGCAGCTGTGGCGGCTGTTGGCGCAACCGCTGGGCGATCTGACGCTGAAAGAGGTGTTGCTGGGCGGCGCGATGATCCCGGTTTCGCTGACCGAACAGGCTGAGGCGGCGGGTATTCGTTGCTGGTGCGGCTATGGTCTGACAGAGCTGGCCTCTACGGTGTGCGCCAAGCGCGCCGATACACGGCCGGGCGTCGGGTTGCCGTTGGCCGGCCGTGAAATTCGGCTGGTGGATGAGGAAGTGTGGATCCGCGCGCAGAGCCTGGCGTTGGGTTACTGGCATCGCGGCGCTTTGCAGCCGCTGGCCGATGAGCAAGGCTGGTTTCATACTCGCGATCGCGGCGTGATGGCCGAAGGGGAACTGCGGATTATCGGACGAATGGATAACCTGTTTTTCAGCGGAGGGGAAGGCGTGCAACCGGAAGATATTGAACGCGTGCTGACGACGCATCCGCAGATCACGCAGGCGTTTGTGGTGCCGGTGGAAGATGCGGAATTTGGACAGCGGCCGGTGGCGGTGATCGACAGTAAAGGTGTCCTCTCGCTGGATGAGTTGTTGACGTGGTCACAGGGCAAGCTGGCCAACTTCCAGCGCCCGACGTCGCTGTTTACTTTACCCGACGAGCTGAAAGCCGGCGGCATCAAGATTTCGCGCCGTCTGCTGCGGCAATGGGTAGCCGAGCAGCTTTCAACGGCATAAAAAAGCCGCCCGAAGGCGGCCGTGGCGATAAACAGGGCCGCTTACTTCAGCCCCAGCGCTTTGGCGACACCGGCGCCGTAATCCGGGTGCACCTGGGTAAACAGATCGACCTGACGGCGCTGGATCTGTTCCGGCACCTGCGACAGCTCGCCGGCGATACGGGTGAACATGCGCTGGTGTTCTTCGGCGCTCAGCAGGTTGAACAGCGCGCGCGGCTGGCTGAAATAATCCTTATCCTCTCGGTGATTCCAGTGATCGGCCGCGCCTTCGAGGCTTAACGGCGGTTCGCTGAAGTCCGGCTGTTCCTGGAACAGGCCGAAGCTGTTCGGTTCATAGGTCGCTCCGTTGCCGCTGTTACCGTCCACGCGCATCGCGCCGTCGCGGTGATAGTTGTGGAACGGGCATTTGGCGCCGTTAACCGGGATTTGGTGATGGTTAACGCCCAGGCGGTAACGGTGCGCATCCCCGTAAGAGAACAGGCGCCCCTGCAGCATTTTGTCCGGCGAGAAGCTGACGCCCGGCACCACGTTGGCCGGGTTCATCGCCACCTGTTCGACTTCTGAGAAATAGTTGTCTGGGTTGCGGTTCAGTTCGAAGAAGCCGACGTCGATCAGCGGGTAGTCGCCATGCGGCCATACCTTGGTCAGGTCGAACGGGTTGTAGGGCGTCTGCGAGGCTTCGTGTTCAGGCATGATTTGGATTTGCAGCTTCCAGCGGGGGAAATCACCGCGCTTGATCGCGTCGAACAGGTCGCGCTGCGAGCTTTCGCGATCCTTGGCGATAATCGCTTCCGCTTCGTCATCCATCAGGTTTTCAATGCCCTGTTCGCAGCGGAAGTGGAATTTCACCCAGAAACGCTCGTTATCGGCATTGATAAAGCTGAAGGTGTGGCTGCCGAAGCCGTGCATGTGGCGATAGGACTTCGGGATGCCGCGATCGCTGAAATCGATGGTCAATTGGTGCAAGGACTCAGGCAGATGGGAGAAGAAATCCCATTTGTACACCGGGTTGCGCAGGTTGGTGTGCGGATCGCGTTTTACCACGTGGTTAAGATCGGGGAACTTCAGCGGATCGCGCAGATAGAACACCGGCGTGTCGTTGCCTACCAGATCCCAGTTGCCTTCCTCGGTGTAAAACTTCATGGCAAAACCGCGAATGTCGCGTTCGGCGTCTGCCGCGCCGCGTTCACCGGCTACGGTGGAAAAGCGGATGAACATGTCGGTTTGCTTGCCGATTTCAGCGAAGATTTTTGCGCGGGTGTATTGGGTAATATCATGGGTGACGGTGAAAGTGCCGTAGGCGCCGGAGCCTTTGGCGTGCATGCGGCGTTCGGGGATCACTTCGCGGTCGAAGTGGGCCAGTTTTTCCAGAAACCAGACGTCTTGCAGCAGCATCGGCCCGCGTTTTCCTGCGGTGATCACATTATTGTTATCGACAACCGGGGCACCGGCTGCGGTGGTCAATCCTTTCTTGCTCATCACTTGCTCCTTATCGTATTGCCATTGAGTTAAGACTCGGGTGGCTTAAGCGTTCATCATGATAGTTTTGCTGGGGTTCTCTCCGGATTTTGATTAATGCCACTGCTATTTGTAGATCTATTCGGCGGCGACGGCAAATAGGTCTGAGTTATCGTTGACGTCGTCAGCGTGAATTGGCCTTTTACTTGCAAAACTTTACAATTATCTGATATCAGAAGAATTTTTCAGCCGTTATCCCTAAAAGACTCGTTGTACTTTGGTATAAACTCGGGGGCGTATTATTACCGGTTGGTTCAGATCATTCTGAACGGATGAAAAACGAGAGGGAAACATGATGAAAAAAACTTTGGTCGCGTGTGCAGCGAGTATGCTGTTTGTGGCCGGTACGGCGAGCGCTATCAGTCTGTCGGGCGAGGCCGGGCAGCATTACACCAACCTCGGCTTCGGCCAAGACACCGGCAGCACCGGACTGGGGTTGTCGGGCAACTGGGCGCGCAGCGATCATGACGGCAACGTCGGCAGCCTGGGGCTGAATTTCGGCCTGCCGCTTGGGCCGTTGACCGCTACTGTGGGCGGCAAGGCACTGTATCTGAGCCCGAAAGACGGCGATAACGGCGGCGCATTGGCATTGGGCGGTGGCCTGGACTGGGCTATCAGCCGTTACTTCAGCCTGCATGGCGAGGGCTATTTTGCACCGGATTCGCTGACCAGCGGTGTGAAGGCGTATAACGAGGCCAGCGGCGGCCTGCGTTGGAATATTTTCCGTCCGCTGAGTGTGGATGTAGGTTACCGCTACATGAAAATGGAAGGAAAGGATGGGCGTCGTGACAACACCTTGGCCGATGGCCCGTATGTAGGTGTAGGTCTGAGCTTCTGATCCAAACAATAAGGGGGCCCAGCAGGCCGAATGCCGATCGGTTAAGCCCGATTGGCATTTTTTTTATCCAATTTCTGTACGCTGTGCGGTAATCACTCGGTCCATCTTGGGCCTCGGCCCTTTGTCCTCGCTGCACCTGCGTTGTCGGGTGGGCCAGCAGCCACCGAGCAACTTATCCCTTCCGTGTGATATTGCGTGATGAAAGGCAGTGAAAATAGTGAGATGAGCAGGGTGTTGGCCGCCCTTGAAGACGCCGAACGCAGGCGCGGCGCATAGGCGAAACCGCCATGGACGGCGGTTTCAGGCGAGACAGGCAGGGACGCCTGTCGTAGCCGGCCGTGATGCGACGTGACGGAGGGAGGGACGTTGGCGCAGCCAACCGTCTGATAGGGCAAAGGCGTGGGTTGCAAGGGACCCCGCCCTGGGTCCCTTGCTCGGTCGAGGCGCGTGGGCCTCATGTTGCATCTCACCTTTATCGACCGAAAACGTCACCCACACCTGCAGAAAAACGCTAACTGACCAGCATTAGGCCAATCGGCCCCTTTACTTTACCGAGCGCTCGATTATCCCACCGCCGGCAAGATACCGCTGGCGATGCCCAGTTGAATGGCAATCACCGTAATCCCGCAGACAAACACCAGCGCCAACGCCGGCGTGCCGCCCCAGACGCGGTATTGCGCCTGATGCCGTTGGCGCGTCTTCCATACCAGCAATGACGGCAGCAACAGTGCCAGCACCGCCAACGCAATGGCGGCGAATCCCAGCGCCAATACAAAGCCGCGTGGATAGAACAGAGCAAACGCCAGCGGCGGCAGGAAAGTGATGGCCCCGGTTTGCAGACGGCCGCGCACGTTATTCTGACGTTTGAATAAATCGGCCAGGAAATCGAACAGCCCGAGTGCTACGCCGAGGAACGAAGTGGCCAGCGCCAGATCGGCAAACAGATGTACCGCCAACTCTACGTGCGGTGACGCCACCACGTCGCGTACCGCCTGCAACAGGCCATTCAGCCCCGCTTGTTGCGCCAGAATGCCGACGAAGGTGGTAGAACTGATGGCGCCGAGCGTGGCCAATTGCCAGAAGATATAGGCCACCAGCGGAATGGCGCTGCCGATGATGAACACCCAACGCAGCTTGCGGATGTTGCCGCCCATATAGTTAACGATGCTGGGCACGCTACCGTGGAAGCCAAAAGAGGTAAAGATGACCGGGATGGCCGACAGCGCCAACCCTTGTTCCAGCGGCAGCGTCATCAGATTGGTGCGGTGAATATTCGGCAGCATCAGGCCCAGCATGACGATCAGAAACACCACTTTGGCGCTGAACAATATGCGGTTAAACAGATCGACAGAATGGGTGCCAATGCAGACTACGCCGCCTGCCACCAGGGTA is a window of Serratia plymuthica DNA encoding:
- the katA gene encoding catalase KatA, translated to MSKKGLTTAAGAPVVDNNNVITAGKRGPMLLQDVWFLEKLAHFDREVIPERRMHAKGSGAYGTFTVTHDITQYTRAKIFAEIGKQTDMFIRFSTVAGERGAADAERDIRGFAMKFYTEEGNWDLVGNDTPVFYLRDPLKFPDLNHVVKRDPHTNLRNPVYKWDFFSHLPESLHQLTIDFSDRGIPKSYRHMHGFGSHTFSFINADNERFWVKFHFRCEQGIENLMDDEAEAIIAKDRESSQRDLFDAIKRGDFPRWKLQIQIMPEHEASQTPYNPFDLTKVWPHGDYPLIDVGFFELNRNPDNYFSEVEQVAMNPANVVPGVSFSPDKMLQGRLFSYGDAHRYRLGVNHHQIPVNGAKCPFHNYHRDGAMRVDGNSGNGATYEPNSFGLFQEQPDFSEPPLSLEGAADHWNHREDKDYFSQPRALFNLLSAEEHQRMFTRIAGELSQVPEQIQRRQVDLFTQVHPDYGAGVAKALGLK
- a CDS encoding YfaZ family outer membrane protein, which translates into the protein MKKTLVACAASMLFVAGTASAISLSGEAGQHYTNLGFGQDTGSTGLGLSGNWARSDHDGNVGSLGLNFGLPLGPLTATVGGKALYLSPKDGDNGGALALGGGLDWAISRYFSLHGEGYFAPDSLTSGVKAYNEASGGLRWNIFRPLSVDVGYRYMKMEGKDGRRDNTLADGPYVGVGLSF
- the tyrP gene encoding tyrosine transporter TyrP produces the protein MKNRTLGSVFIVAGTTIGAGMLAMPLAAAGVGFGVTLALLVGLWLLMCYTALLLVEVYQHEQADTGLGTLAKRYLGGGGQWLTSFSMMFLMYALTAAYISGAGELLAASISQWTSQDFPTTLGVLLFTLVAGGVVCIGTHSVDLFNRILFSAKVVFLIVMLGLMLPNIHRTNLMTLPLEQGLALSAIPVIFTSFGFHGSVPSIVNYMGGNIRKLRWVFIIGSAIPLVAYIFWQLATLGAISSTTFVGILAQQAGLNGLLQAVRDVVASPHVELAVHLFADLALATSFLGVALGLFDFLADLFKRQNNVRGRLQTGAITFLPPLAFALFYPRGFVLALGFAAIALAVLALLLPSLLVWKTRQRHQAQYRVWGGTPALALVFVCGITVIAIQLGIASGILPAVG